The Thermosulfurimonas sp. F29 genome includes a window with the following:
- the prfA gene encoding peptide chain release factor 1: MALSDLYLSRLAEVERRYRELSEELSDPALFSDRERYARLAREHAELEPVVEAYREYQRILKELAENKELLEEEKDEELRELAREEIKQLEERLEVLEKEIPLLLLPRDPNDEKSVILEIRSGAGGEEAALFAADLLRMYTRYAERRGWKTEILSANETGLGGFKEAILRIDGKGAYSRLKYESGVHRVQRIPVTESGGRIHTSTVTVAVLPEADEVEVEIRPEDLRIETMRASGHGGQHVNRTESAVRITHLPTGITVYCANERSQHQNRATAMKILRARLYEMALREQQEKIQAERRSQVGTGDRSERIRTYNFPQNRVTDHRVGLTLYRLEEVLDGDIDEILDALITHFRTEALKREEENLLRKAA, encoded by the coding sequence ATGGCCCTTTCGGACCTCTATCTTTCCAGACTCGCCGAGGTGGAACGGCGTTATCGGGAGCTCTCGGAGGAGCTCTCGGATCCCGCCCTGTTTTCGGACCGGGAGCGTTACGCCCGGCTGGCCCGCGAACACGCGGAGCTTGAGCCGGTGGTGGAAGCCTACCGGGAATACCAACGGATTCTTAAGGAGCTCGCCGAAAACAAGGAACTCCTGGAAGAGGAGAAGGACGAGGAACTCCGGGAGCTGGCCCGGGAGGAGATCAAGCAGCTGGAGGAACGACTGGAGGTACTGGAGAAGGAGATCCCCCTCCTGCTGCTTCCCCGGGATCCCAACGACGAAAAGAGCGTGATACTGGAGATTCGGTCCGGTGCAGGGGGGGAGGAAGCGGCGCTTTTTGCGGCGGATCTCCTGCGCATGTACACCCGATATGCCGAACGCCGGGGCTGGAAAACGGAGATCCTTTCGGCCAACGAGACCGGTCTGGGAGGCTTCAAGGAGGCCATCCTGCGCATCGACGGCAAAGGGGCTTACAGCCGGCTCAAGTACGAAAGCGGGGTGCACCGGGTCCAGCGCATCCCGGTTACGGAGTCCGGGGGGCGTATCCACACCTCCACGGTCACGGTGGCGGTGTTGCCCGAGGCCGACGAGGTGGAGGTGGAGATCCGTCCCGAGGATCTGCGCATCGAGACCATGCGGGCTTCGGGGCACGGAGGCCAGCATGTGAACCGCACCGAAAGCGCGGTGCGCATTACGCACCTTCCCACCGGGATAACGGTCTACTGTGCCAACGAGCGCAGTCAGCACCAGAACCGGGCCACGGCCATGAAGATCCTGCGGGCCCGCCTCTACGAGATGGCCCTTAGGGAACAACAGGAGAAGATCCAGGCCGAACGCCGCAGCCAGGTGGGCACCGGCGACCGCAGCGAACGCATCCGGACCTACAACTTTCCCCAGAACCGGGTCACGGATCATCGGGTGGGGCTCACCCTTTACCGCCTGGAGGAGGTTCTGGACGGTGACATCGACGAAATACTGGACGCCCTGATCACCCACTTCCGCACCGAAGCCCTCAAGCGGGAAGAGGAAAACCTCCTGAGGAAGGCGGCATGA
- a CDS encoding Mth938-like domain-containing protein, whose product MIESYRFGEMVVAGRSYRRDLKIVEGEVRPDWWRKEGHYLQPEDLEDVWAARPEILVVGTGASGVMRIDPRVREKASSLGIELEAYPTARAAERFNELLRAGRRVAGAFHLTC is encoded by the coding sequence ATGATTGAGTCCTATCGTTTCGGAGAAATGGTGGTGGCCGGGCGGAGTTATCGGCGCGATCTCAAGATCGTGGAGGGGGAGGTTCGTCCGGACTGGTGGCGGAAGGAGGGCCATTACCTCCAGCCCGAGGATCTGGAGGATGTGTGGGCGGCCCGGCCCGAGATCCTGGTGGTGGGCACCGGGGCCAGCGGGGTGATGCGCATCGATCCGCGGGTAAGAGAGAAAGCCTCCTCCCTGGGGATCGAGCTCGAGGCCTATCCCACCGCCCGGGCGGCGGAACGCTTCAACGAACTTCTCCGCGCCGGTCGTCGGGTGGCCGGGGCCTTTCACCTGACCTGCTGA
- a CDS encoding ubiquinol-cytochrome c reductase iron-sulfur subunit, whose protein sequence is MGLNRGMQRRDLLQVLVGGGAFALLGFLGLRTAEHFLPRPPRKILIKEKDLPLPGRVKVGEEYFLVRAADGRLRAFSRRCPHLGCTVNYIPDRELFLCPCHQSRFTLTGAYIAGPAKRGLYALRFERTRAGLVLEIPG, encoded by the coding sequence TTGGGGTTAAATAGGGGCATGCAACGGCGGGACCTCCTCCAGGTGCTGGTTGGTGGTGGGGCGTTTGCGCTTCTCGGATTTCTGGGATTGCGCACGGCGGAACACTTTCTGCCCCGCCCCCCCCGAAAGATCCTGATAAAGGAAAAGGACCTCCCCCTCCCGGGGAGGGTGAAGGTGGGGGAGGAGTACTTCCTGGTGAGGGCTGCCGACGGACGCCTTCGCGCCTTCTCCAGGAGGTGTCCGCACCTGGGCTGCACGGTGAACTACATCCCGGATCGGGAGCTTTTTCTCTGTCCGTGCCACCAGAGCCGTTTTACCCTGACCGGGGCTTACATCGCCGGACCGGCCAAGAGAGGGCTTTATGCGCTCCGTTTCGAAAGGACCCGAGCCGGACTTGTCCTCGAGATACCGGGTTAG
- the rho gene encoding transcription termination factor Rho, with the protein MSQETLLTTEKAPEERGEVAVLDLRDLRQRPLSELAELAEAFGVENASGMRKQELVSSIVRTHLEKGGEVRAEGVLEVLPEGFGFLRFPDYSYLPGPEDIYVSPSQIRRFGLRTGDTITGSIRPPKEGEKYFALLKIERINFQPPERARLRIPFDNLTPIYPNEWLRLETDPDNFSTRIIDLFTPIGKGQRGLIVAPPRTGKTMLLQNIANGIARNYPDIYLIILLIDERPEEVTDMERSVPAAEVISSTFDEPPQRHTQVAEIVIERAKRLVEHGYDVVILLDSLTRLARAYNTVVPSSGKLLSGGIDANALHKPKRFFGAARNIEEGGSLTIIATCLVDTGSRMDEVIFEEFKGTGNLEIHLDRRLADRRIWPAIDIHHSGTRKEELLLPPEILHRVWLLRKVLSPLNPVDCMEFLLDKMKDTRSNAEFLASMNQ; encoded by the coding sequence ATGTCTCAGGAGACCCTTCTGACCACAGAGAAAGCCCCTGAGGAACGCGGGGAAGTTGCGGTACTGGATCTCCGCGATCTCCGGCAGCGGCCCCTTAGCGAGCTGGCGGAGCTGGCCGAGGCCTTCGGGGTGGAAAACGCCTCGGGAATGCGCAAGCAGGAGCTCGTCTCCTCCATCGTGCGCACCCATCTTGAAAAGGGCGGCGAGGTGCGGGCCGAGGGAGTACTTGAGGTTCTGCCCGAGGGGTTCGGCTTCCTGCGGTTCCCGGACTACAGTTATCTCCCCGGGCCGGAGGACATCTATGTATCCCCCTCCCAGATTCGACGCTTCGGTCTGCGCACCGGGGACACCATCACGGGGTCCATTCGTCCCCCCAAGGAGGGAGAGAAGTACTTCGCCCTTCTCAAGATCGAAAGAATCAACTTTCAGCCCCCGGAGCGGGCCCGCCTGCGCATTCCCTTTGACAACCTCACCCCCATCTATCCCAACGAGTGGTTGCGACTGGAGACCGATCCGGACAACTTTTCCACCCGGATCATCGATCTCTTCACCCCCATCGGGAAGGGTCAGCGCGGTCTCATCGTGGCTCCGCCGCGTACGGGAAAGACCATGCTCCTCCAGAACATCGCCAACGGCATCGCCCGAAACTATCCGGACATTTACCTCATAATTCTCCTCATCGACGAGCGTCCGGAAGAGGTTACCGACATGGAACGCAGCGTACCGGCGGCCGAGGTGATAAGCTCCACCTTCGACGAACCGCCCCAGCGCCACACTCAAGTGGCCGAGATAGTGATCGAACGAGCCAAACGCCTGGTGGAACACGGCTACGATGTAGTGATCCTTCTCGACAGCCTTACCCGTCTGGCCCGGGCCTACAACACCGTGGTGCCCTCGAGCGGGAAGCTCCTTTCCGGAGGCATTGACGCCAACGCGCTCCACAAACCCAAGAGATTCTTCGGGGCCGCCCGAAACATCGAGGAAGGGGGAAGCCTTACCATCATCGCCACCTGTCTGGTGGATACCGGAAGCCGGATGGACGAGGTGATCTTCGAGGAATTCAAGGGGACCGGAAACCTGGAGATCCATCTGGATCGGCGCCTGGCGGACCGGCGTATCTGGCCGGCCATAGACATCCATCACAGCGGCACCCGAAAGGAGGAGCTCCTGCTGCCGCCGGAGATCCTGCACCGGGTGTGGTTGCTCCGCAAGGTGCTCTCCCCGCTGAATCCCGTGGACTGCATGGAGTTTCTGCTGGACAAGATGAAGGACACCAGGAGCAATGCCGAATTCCTGGCCTCCATGAACCAGTGA
- a CDS encoding DUF4416 family protein: MSHPGNPPPALYFVSAFGRDRERVLEAIEVLSRKLGPARERSPWFPFDFTDYYAREFGAPLTRAFFFFDLRPQEDLVEVKHWTYEVERAFARGDKRTVNLDPGYLLLSRLVLATFKDFAHRIYLGKGVFAEVTLLFREGSFRPLPWTYPDYAAEETIALFNRMRGEYKKLLKCSSISSAAGSPT, encoded by the coding sequence GTGAGTCATCCGGGTAATCCCCCACCGGCCCTCTACTTCGTGAGTGCCTTCGGGAGGGATCGGGAGCGGGTCCTTGAGGCGATAGAGGTCCTTTCCCGGAAGCTGGGACCCGCGCGGGAGAGGTCTCCGTGGTTTCCCTTCGACTTCACGGATTACTACGCCCGGGAATTCGGGGCTCCCCTCACGCGGGCCTTTTTCTTCTTCGACCTGCGCCCGCAGGAGGATCTAGTGGAGGTGAAACACTGGACCTACGAGGTGGAGAGAGCCTTCGCGAGGGGGGACAAACGCACCGTGAATCTCGATCCGGGCTACCTCCTCCTTTCCCGTCTGGTACTGGCCACCTTCAAGGACTTCGCCCATCGCATCTACCTGGGTAAGGGGGTCTTTGCCGAGGTGACCCTCCTTTTTCGGGAGGGGAGCTTCCGGCCCCTTCCCTGGACCTATCCGGATTACGCGGCGGAGGAAACCATCGCCCTTTTCAACCGGATGAGAGGGGAGTATAAAAAGCTTTTGAAATGCTCGTCGATCTCTTCGGCCGCAGGATCACCTACCTGA
- a CDS encoding Trm112 family protein translates to MAEVVPRELLELLACPRCKGEVEAVESPPGLLCRRCDLFYEVREGIPVMLVEEARRWSEVKGESSG, encoded by the coding sequence ATGGCCGAGGTGGTGCCCCGTGAACTTCTCGAGCTTCTGGCCTGTCCCAGGTGCAAGGGTGAGGTGGAGGCGGTGGAAAGTCCCCCGGGTCTTCTCTGCCGCCGATGCGACCTCTTCTATGAGGTGCGGGAGGGCATTCCGGTGATGCTGGTGGAGGAGGCCCGACGCTGGTCGGAGGTAAAGGGTGAGTCATCCGGGTAA
- a CDS encoding cysteine hydrolase family protein, which produces MRALIVIDMLNDFVDPKGVLYCGETARRIIPRVKELVEEFRARGEPVIFVCDAHAPDDAEFAAFPAHCVRGTWGAEVVPDLAPGEGDRVIEKTRFDAFFRTELEEVLRELRVEEVWLCGVCTSICVMDTAAGAFFRGFRVVVPGDAVADFDPEAHAFALKRMERIYKAEIR; this is translated from the coding sequence ATGCGGGCCCTCATCGTGATAGACATGCTGAACGACTTCGTGGATCCGAAAGGGGTGCTCTACTGCGGCGAGACGGCTCGAAGGATCATCCCCCGGGTGAAAGAGCTCGTAGAGGAATTCCGGGCCCGGGGTGAACCGGTGATCTTCGTCTGTGACGCTCACGCCCCGGACGATGCGGAGTTCGCCGCCTTTCCCGCCCACTGCGTCCGGGGGACCTGGGGGGCGGAGGTGGTCCCCGACCTGGCTCCCGGGGAGGGCGACCGGGTGATAGAGAAGACCCGCTTTGATGCCTTCTTCCGCACCGAACTGGAGGAGGTGCTCCGGGAGCTCCGGGTGGAGGAGGTGTGGCTCTGCGGGGTGTGCACCAGCATCTGCGTTATGGATACGGCAGCGGGGGCCTTTTTCCGGGGTTTTCGGGTGGTGGTGCCCGGGGACGCGGTGGCCGACTTTGATCCCGAGGCCCACGCCTTTGCCCTTAAAAGGATGGAACGCATCTACAAGGCCGAAATCCGTTGA
- a CDS encoding YkgJ family cysteine cluster protein produces the protein MAITELRGMDRIIVPIKLEPHTKFVFQCGPGVPCFKLCCSALYLPLTPYDILRLRNHLGLTTDEFLLQYTEPFILPRSGLPVARLRMRDDEEKTCPFLGEEGCTVYPVRPLACRYYPLGLGIFRNRDEGRNEDFYYLVKEGFCQGLDSGPEITVEEYRRSQGIPETEEPVKEWAEIVMKKESLGPVEVPEKSLQLFFMVSTNPERFRRFVFESKFLEIFEVDEGTLSRIREDDLALLQFGFRWLKSVLFGEELVKRRREVPKHKKIKPV, from the coding sequence ATGGCCATCACTGAACTTCGCGGAATGGATCGCATTATCGTTCCCATAAAGCTGGAACCCCACACGAAGTTCGTCTTTCAGTGCGGGCCCGGGGTGCCCTGTTTCAAACTCTGCTGTTCGGCCCTTTATCTGCCGCTTACCCCTTACGACATTCTGCGCCTGCGCAACCATCTGGGGCTCACCACCGACGAATTCCTTCTTCAGTACACCGAACCCTTCATTCTTCCCCGGTCGGGGCTTCCGGTGGCCAGACTCAGGATGCGGGACGACGAAGAGAAGACCTGTCCCTTCCTGGGGGAGGAGGGGTGCACGGTCTATCCGGTGCGGCCTCTGGCCTGTCGGTACTATCCCCTGGGACTGGGGATCTTTCGCAATCGCGACGAGGGACGCAACGAGGACTTTTACTACCTGGTGAAGGAGGGGTTCTGTCAGGGACTTGATTCCGGGCCGGAGATCACCGTAGAGGAATATCGACGGAGTCAGGGCATCCCGGAGACGGAGGAGCCGGTAAAGGAATGGGCCGAGATCGTCATGAAAAAGGAGTCGCTGGGTCCGGTGGAGGTCCCGGAAAAGAGCCTCCAGCTCTTTTTTATGGTGAGCACCAATCCGGAACGGTTTCGCCGTTTCGTTTTCGAGAGCAAATTTCTGGAAATCTTCGAGGTGGACGAGGGAACCCTTTCCCGCATCCGGGAGGACGACCTGGCTCTCCTCCAGTTCGGGTTCCGGTGGTTGAAGAGCGTTCTTTTCGGGGAGGAGTTGGTCAAGCGCCGCAGGGAGGTTCCCAAACACAAGAAGATCAAGCCCGTTTAG
- the rsmB gene encoding 16S rRNA (cytosine(967)-C(5))-methyltransferase RsmB produces MPKLPRRNPRAMALKTLIRWERGKPLLDEILSEVLVKSVLPDPRDRALCGELVNGVVRHLYYLDYVISRFAEEPLDKMDPQVRNLLRLSAYQLLFTRIPERAAVAEAVKLIKRGRGKWVVSFVNAVLRRIAGVRNHPPEPPREMNPVAYLSVRYSYPEWMVERWLSRFGEEETERLLAAGNEKPPLVVRVNTLRVTRDQLLLYLRSEIPEAEACRYSPEGIVLRGFRGRITDLRAFRVGWLQVQDEASQLVSYLVSPRPGERVLDACAGVGGKTTHLAQLMRNTGRIYAYDLYDWRLERLRENAARLGVNNVETVTGDVLRSVRTLGGNFFDRILVDAPCTGTGVIRRHPDIKWARRPEDLVEVPKKQLALLEGLVEVLKPGGVLVYATCSLEPEENEEVVAQFLSSHSEFEIEDPRKVLPEPARDLVDENGFLHTYPHRHGLDGFFGVRLRKRR; encoded by the coding sequence ATGCCCAAACTGCCCCGCCGCAATCCCCGGGCCATGGCCCTGAAGACCCTGATTCGATGGGAACGGGGCAAACCCCTCCTCGACGAGATCCTCTCCGAAGTGCTGGTCAAAAGCGTTTTGCCCGATCCCCGGGATCGAGCCCTCTGCGGAGAACTGGTAAACGGGGTGGTGCGTCACCTCTACTACCTGGACTATGTCATCTCGCGCTTTGCCGAGGAGCCGCTCGACAAGATGGACCCTCAGGTACGCAACCTCCTGAGGCTCTCCGCCTACCAGTTGCTCTTCACCAGGATTCCGGAACGGGCGGCGGTGGCCGAGGCGGTGAAGCTGATCAAACGCGGACGGGGAAAGTGGGTGGTGTCCTTCGTCAACGCCGTTCTGCGCCGAATTGCCGGGGTGCGCAACCATCCCCCGGAACCACCGCGGGAGATGAATCCCGTGGCCTATCTTTCGGTGCGGTATTCCTATCCGGAGTGGATGGTGGAACGGTGGCTTTCCCGTTTCGGAGAGGAGGAGACCGAAAGGTTGCTTGCCGCGGGAAACGAGAAGCCGCCCCTGGTGGTGCGGGTGAACACCCTGCGGGTAACCCGGGATCAGCTCCTCCTGTACCTGCGCTCGGAGATTCCCGAAGCCGAGGCCTGCCGCTACAGCCCGGAGGGCATCGTGCTTCGCGGATTCCGGGGGCGCATCACGGATCTGAGGGCCTTCCGGGTGGGCTGGCTTCAGGTCCAGGACGAGGCCAGCCAGCTGGTCTCCTATCTGGTGTCTCCGAGGCCCGGGGAAAGGGTGCTGGACGCCTGCGCCGGGGTGGGAGGAAAAACCACCCATCTGGCCCAGCTCATGCGCAATACCGGTCGGATTTACGCCTACGATCTCTACGATTGGCGTCTCGAACGCCTCAGGGAGAACGCCGCCCGTCTGGGAGTGAACAATGTGGAGACCGTAACCGGAGATGTCCTCCGGTCGGTGAGGACTCTGGGAGGGAACTTTTTCGATCGCATCCTCGTGGACGCCCCCTGCACCGGCACCGGGGTCATTCGTCGGCATCCGGACATCAAGTGGGCCCGGAGACCGGAGGATCTCGTGGAGGTCCCCAAAAAACAGCTGGCCCTTCTCGAGGGACTGGTCGAGGTTCTGAAACCGGGAGGAGTTCTGGTCTACGCCACCTGCAGTCTCGAACCGGAGGAGAACGAGGAGGTGGTGGCGCAATTTCTTTCGAGCCATTCTGAATTTGAGATCGAGGATCCCCGGAAGGTACTTCCCGAGCCGGCCCGGGATCTGGTGGACGAAAACGGGTTCCTGCACACCTATCCCCATCGCCATGGTCTCGACGGATTTTTCGGGGTAAGATTGAGAAAACGGCGTTAA
- the moaA gene encoding GTP 3',8-cyclase MoaA — protein sequence MLVDLFGRRITYLRISITDRCNLRCLYCSGRPFEWLAPERILSYEEIYRLVKVAVHLGVERVRLTGGEPLVRRGVAGLIRMLAGIPGLRDLSLTTNGLLLANLAQELRGAGLRRVNVSLDTFDPEKFRRITGVDGLERVLAGIEAALSAGLTPVKVNVVVMRGLNDEEVPELARWTLSTPVHLRFIEFMPVGEGTEWGPDRFVPLEEIRERAAEAGELRPAEVEGGGPARVFRLPGGKGTVGFIAAMSRHFCRHCNRLRITPEGRIRYCLFSDREFDLRPHLARGEEALAEALRQAVRRKPASRLGLEPRRLMRTIGG from the coding sequence ATGCTCGTCGATCTCTTCGGCCGCAGGATCACCTACCTGAGGATCTCGATCACCGATCGCTGCAATCTGCGCTGTCTTTACTGCAGCGGCAGGCCTTTCGAATGGCTGGCCCCGGAGAGGATCCTTTCCTACGAGGAAATTTATCGTCTGGTGAAGGTGGCGGTGCATCTGGGAGTGGAAAGGGTGCGGCTTACCGGGGGGGAACCCCTGGTGCGCCGGGGGGTTGCCGGGCTGATAAGGATGCTCGCCGGCATCCCGGGGCTGCGGGACCTTTCCCTCACTACCAACGGTCTTCTTCTGGCGAATCTGGCTCAGGAGCTCCGGGGGGCCGGACTGCGCAGGGTCAATGTGAGCCTGGACACCTTCGACCCCGAAAAGTTTCGCAGAATTACCGGGGTGGACGGCCTCGAGCGGGTGCTGGCCGGCATCGAGGCCGCTCTCTCCGCGGGGCTCACGCCGGTGAAGGTAAATGTGGTGGTGATGCGGGGTTTGAACGACGAGGAGGTACCGGAGCTGGCCCGGTGGACGCTTTCCACGCCGGTGCACCTGCGGTTCATCGAGTTCATGCCGGTGGGCGAAGGGACGGAGTGGGGGCCGGATCGATTCGTGCCCCTGGAGGAGATCCGGGAGAGGGCGGCGGAGGCCGGAGAGCTTCGTCCGGCCGAGGTGGAGGGAGGAGGACCGGCCCGGGTCTTCCGACTCCCCGGGGGAAAGGGCACCGTGGGATTTATTGCGGCCATGAGCCGACACTTCTGCCGCCACTGCAACCGCCTGCGCATCACTCCGGAGGGCCGGATAAGATACTGCCTCTTCTCCGACCGGGAGTTTGACCTGAGGCCCCACCTCGCCCGCGGGGAGGAGGCCCTGGCCGAGGCCCTTCGCCAGGCGGTACGCCGAAAACCGGCCTCCCGCCTCGGGCTTGAGCCGCGCAGACTCATGCGGACCATCGGCGGATGA
- a CDS encoding cytochrome b N-terminal domain-containing protein has protein sequence MLTAALLVAVASGLFLAYPFSESAPFVSTVGIENVVPFGDFWRRVHYFSAWLVLLSLLYHAVEALLARAYLRRTPLSWLGLTLSLPLLFILAFTGYITRWDETGRLAGYIAESLTLKIPLAGKTLDALLFMVREDGVHRAYLFHIYGSLGLLLGMGVWHFRLRRLPLSELLLALVLCCGAALVIPVGLHAPGTYLLVKGPWFFVGIQEALRHLRPEVAGLLFPLAGPVFYLVVVFPRVRRAALLGLTLWGLLYGGLTLWGLWR, from the coding sequence ATGCTCACCGCCGCCCTGCTGGTGGCCGTGGCGTCGGGCCTCTTTCTGGCCTATCCCTTCTCCGAATCCGCGCCCTTCGTTTCCACGGTGGGGATCGAGAATGTGGTCCCCTTCGGGGATTTCTGGCGCAGGGTGCATTACTTTAGCGCCTGGCTGGTGCTGCTTTCCCTGCTTTATCACGCGGTGGAGGCCCTCCTGGCCCGGGCCTACCTTCGGCGCACGCCCCTTTCCTGGCTGGGGCTCACCCTCTCCCTTCCCCTCCTCTTTATCCTTGCCTTCACCGGATACATTACCCGATGGGACGAAACCGGACGGCTGGCCGGCTACATCGCCGAAAGCCTGACCCTGAAGATCCCCCTGGCCGGGAAAACCCTTGACGCCCTGCTCTTCATGGTGCGGGAGGACGGAGTGCACCGGGCCTATCTCTTTCACATCTACGGCTCCCTGGGCCTTCTCCTGGGGATGGGCGTCTGGCACTTCAGGCTGCGGCGACTGCCCCTTTCCGAACTGCTCCTCGCCCTGGTCCTTTGTTGTGGAGCGGCCCTGGTGATTCCGGTGGGCTTGCACGCCCCGGGGACCTATCTACTGGTCAAGGGCCCCTGGTTCTTCGTGGGTATCCAGGAGGCCCTGCGTCACCTCCGTCCGGAGGTGGCCGGGCTGCTCTTTCCCCTGGCGGGGCCGGTCTTCTATCTGGTCGTCGTCTTCCCCCGGGTTCGGCGTGCGGCCCTGCTGGGACTCACCCTCTGGGGGCTCCTTTACGGGGGACTTACCCTCTGGGGGCTCTGGCGATGA
- a CDS encoding response regulator has translation MKKRLLIIEDEGAIREQLGEYLSLLFPEVEIDLVGTLAEARRLYAERHYDLIISDCDLPDGSACKLLKTLPPQIPVIILTGLVDEDLLGEVEEEYRGPLYLLKKPVPLDEITNIVGNHLGGSS, from the coding sequence ATGAAAAAGCGACTTCTGATAATCGAAGACGAGGGAGCCATCCGGGAGCAGTTAGGAGAGTATCTCTCTTTACTCTTCCCGGAAGTGGAGATAGATCTCGTCGGCACTCTCGCCGAAGCGCGTCGTCTTTACGCGGAAAGGCACTACGATCTTATAATTTCCGATTGCGATCTTCCGGATGGAAGTGCCTGCAAACTTTTGAAAACCCTCCCCCCTCAAATTCCCGTCATTATCCTTACCGGTCTCGTGGACGAAGATCTGCTGGGGGAGGTGGAAGAGGAATATCGCGGTCCTTTATATCTTCTGAAAAAGCCGGTTCCTCTGGACGAAATCACGAACATCGTGGGCAATCACCTTGGCGGGTCTTCTTGA
- a CDS encoding nicotinate phosphoribosyltransferase yields MSITNWLRPSALFTDLYELTMAQVYVARGMFARATFSLFVRKLPPSRSFLLFAGLEPLLEALREFRFTDEDLAYLESLRLFRADFLDYLRGFRFTGEVWALPEGTVFFENEPVVEITAPLPEAQIVETLVINLVNVETTLATKAALCVLAARGRTCVDFGARRTHGLEAGLHAARASYIAGFSATSNVLAGKLFGIPVTGTMAHSFVESFPSEEEAFLAFAENFPDKAVFLIDTYDTLRGAKVAARLARRLAEEGILVRGVRLDSGNVIELSREVRRILDEAGLKEVRIFVSGGLDERRISEIVESGAPVDAFGVGTRMGVSHDAPYLDLAYKLVEYEGRPCMKLSEGKVTYPGRKQVFRRKEEGKFLEDELGLREEALVGEPLLRPVLKDGRRTAPAPSLSEIRERALTELRSLPPEVLQGLRRPVPRISRALEELRRKTEEALRRGD; encoded by the coding sequence ATGTCCATCACTAACTGGCTTCGTCCCTCCGCTCTTTTCACGGATCTTTACGAACTCACCATGGCCCAGGTCTATGTGGCCCGGGGCATGTTCGCCCGGGCCACCTTTTCCCTCTTCGTGCGCAAACTCCCTCCCTCGCGATCCTTTCTCCTTTTTGCCGGGCTGGAGCCGCTTCTTGAAGCCCTGCGCGAATTCCGTTTCACCGACGAGGATCTCGCCTACCTGGAGTCCCTGAGACTCTTTCGAGCCGACTTTCTGGACTACCTGCGGGGCTTTCGCTTTACCGGCGAGGTGTGGGCGCTTCCGGAGGGGACGGTCTTTTTTGAAAACGAACCCGTGGTGGAAATCACGGCTCCGCTTCCGGAGGCGCAGATCGTGGAAACGCTGGTGATAAACCTGGTCAATGTGGAGACCACCCTGGCCACCAAAGCGGCCCTGTGCGTACTGGCGGCCCGGGGGCGAACCTGCGTGGACTTCGGGGCCCGCCGCACCCACGGGCTTGAGGCCGGGCTCCACGCCGCAAGGGCCTCCTACATCGCCGGGTTCTCCGCCACCAGCAATGTGCTGGCCGGAAAGCTCTTCGGTATCCCCGTCACCGGAACCATGGCTCACTCCTTCGTGGAGAGTTTTCCTTCCGAGGAGGAGGCCTTCCTGGCCTTTGCGGAGAACTTTCCGGATAAAGCGGTCTTCCTGATCGACACCTACGATACCCTGCGGGGGGCGAAGGTGGCCGCACGGCTGGCTCGGCGCCTTGCGGAAGAGGGCATCCTGGTTCGGGGAGTGCGTCTCGATTCCGGCAATGTGATCGAACTCTCCCGGGAGGTGCGCCGGATCCTGGACGAGGCCGGTCTTAAGGAGGTGCGCATCTTCGTCTCCGGGGGGCTCGACGAACGGCGCATCTCCGAGATAGTGGAAAGCGGTGCTCCGGTGGACGCCTTTGGAGTGGGCACCCGCATGGGGGTGTCTCACGACGCTCCGTATCTGGATCTCGCCTACAAGCTGGTGGAGTACGAGGGCCGCCCCTGCATGAAACTCTCCGAAGGGAAGGTGACCTATCCGGGGCGCAAGCAGGTCTTCCGACGGAAGGAGGAGGGAAAGTTTCTGGAAGACGAACTGGGCCTGCGGGAGGAGGCCCTTGTCGGGGAACCCCTTCTGCGTCCGGTGTTGAAGGACGGAAGGAGGACGGCCCCCGCTCCGTCCCTTTCGGAGATCAGGGAGCGAGCCCTGACCGAGCTCCGGAGTCTTCCCCCGGAGGTGCTTCAGGGCCTACGGCGTCCGGTCCCGCGCATCTCCCGGGCCCTCGAGGAACTCCGCCGGAAGACCGAAGAGGCCCTGCGGCGGGGGGATTGA
- the rpmE gene encoding 50S ribosomal protein L31 — translation MKKGIHPEYYPEAVVRCACGNELRVGATRPEIRVEVCSKCHPFFTGEQRFVDTEGRVEKFMKKYADYYREKESR, via the coding sequence ATGAAAAAGGGGATTCATCCGGAGTATTATCCCGAGGCGGTGGTGCGTTGCGCCTGCGGAAACGAATTGCGGGTGGGGGCCACCCGGCCGGAAATCCGGGTGGAGGTCTGTTCCAAGTGCCACCCCTTCTTCACCGGGGAGCAGCGTTTTGTGGACACCGAAGGGCGCGTGGAAAAGTTCATGAAGAAGTACGCGGATTACTACAGGGAGAAGGAATCCCGGTAA